The Candidatus Alcyoniella australis genome segment GTTCGCCAACAGCACGCGACGCGGCCGCAGCGGCAGCAGCCGCGGTTCGATCAGATATTCCAAAGCTACCGTCACAACCCAGACCGCCAGGATGATTACGTGGATCGGGTGCATCGTCAGCCCGGATTATCCATCGATGAGGAATGTCACTGGGATTCGATCACTCCGCGCACCGATTCGATACGCAGCTCTCCGCGGCGCACGCTGAGCAGCATGGTCTGTTGCGTGCGAGTGCGCACCGGCCTGCCCAGCAGCACGCCGGACTCCTGGACCGTGCTGCGCACCGTGGCTTGCGAGCCGTTGATTACAACTTCGTCGATCGTCGAGCTGATGCTGTATTGGTCGAGCAGCAGCATGCCGCGGCGGTTGAGCTCGAGGTAGTCCTCGACCGGATAGCTCTCCGCTACGCCGTTGTTGACCATCTGGATCTGCGCGTCGGGCCAGAACAGCGCGCGCAGCTGGTCGATATCGCCCTCGCGGAACATTTGCTCGGCGTCGGCGTAGGCCTGGCGCACCTGCTCCTGGGTCAGCTCGGGGCCGCAGGCCGCGATCAGGCAACAGGCGAGCAAAGCACTGAGCACCAAGATCGTCTTGATAACCGGCATCGGCAAGGTCTTCTCTCCTTTTATTGACCTGAGCAGTATAGATGTTTCAGCCATTGATGATAACGCGGCCCGCTCGCTTTTACCCGCTGTGGGGTTTAATATTTATCTGGTCGGGGGTGGAATAAGGAGCCCGAATTGAGAACCAAACTTTGGCTAATAATCACGATCATCGTCCTGACGCTGGGCCTGGCCTCGTGCGCACCGCGCACCGCCCTGCACGAGGCGTCGCAGACCGGAGACGTCGAGCAGGTGCAGAGCCTGATCGACAGCGGCACGAACCTCGACCGGATCTCGCGCGACGACCAAGCCGACGCGGCCCTACATCGTGCGGTGGGCGCCGGGCACCTCGAGATCGCGCGCGAGCTGATCGCAGCCGGGGCCGACGTCAACGTGCGCACCGGCGCCTTTGGCTGGACCCCGCTGCACATTGCCGCGGCCAAGGGGAACGACGAGATGGTCGGGCTGTTGCTGGACTCCGGGGCCGAGGTCAACGCCACCGACGAGAACCAGCACACGCCGCTGGACTACGCCCTGGCCAAGGGCAACGAGCAGACCGCCGAGCTGCTGCGCCAACGCGGCGGCCGCCTGGGCGGCGCTGCGGATCGTTAGCCCAGAAATTTTCGGCTCGTGCCGCGGCGCACGATCGGCTCGCAACAACGCCGCGATCATCGTTAAAGTCAGTCGACACTTTCGCCCGATCATCCGCGTTATAATGCAGCGGTTTAATCAACACGGTGGAGGATCGGGTGTGAAAAGCGGATTTATTCCGGCAATCGCGCTGGGCGTGGTGCTGCTGCTGGTCGGCAACGCGGCGGCGGCCGATGATAAATACGACTACTCGATGCGCGCCTACGTCAGCTGTTCAAGCCACATCGACGTGATCTGGAAATGGCTCGAGCCCGAGAGCCGCGAGGTCGTCTTCAACACCTTCTCCTCGCTTAGCGGGCTGATGTACCTCTACGACGGCGAACGTCCGGCCAACGACAATCCGGTGCATTACGTGCAGTCCACGCCGGTGTTCTATCGCTGGCTGGCCGAGGATCACCCCGAGATCATGGCCGACGTACACTTCTGGTACGACCGCGGCCAGTGGCATCCCATCGGCGGCTCGTGGGTCGAGTTCGACGCGCAGATCCCCTCGGGCGAGTCGCTGGTACGGCAGTTCCTCTACGGTCAGCGCTTTTTTATCGACGACTTCGGCGCGCCGTGCAGCACCGGATTTTTGCCCGACAGTTTCGGCTACAGCGCGACCCTGCCGATGATCATGTCCCAGGCGGGCATTGACTCGTTCTCGTTCTCCAAGCTGGGCTGGAACGACACCAACGACTTCCCGTTCCACGTCTTCGACTGGATCGCGCCCAGCGGCTCGCAGGTGCGCGCCTACCTCACCGTGGGTCAGTACAACGAGTACATCGACGAGGCGATCCTTAAGGCGCGAATGCAGAAGATGCAGGACTACCACCCGGGGATCGAGTCGGTGCTGCTCTTCCTGGGGGTCGGCGACCACGGCGGCGGCACGTTCAAGCCCTGGATCGACCGGCTGATAAAGCTGCGCGACGAACAGGGGTACGACATCGTCTTCGGCC includes the following:
- a CDS encoding nuclear transport factor 2 family protein encodes the protein MPVIKTILVLSALLACCLIAACGPELTQEQVRQAYADAEQMFREGDIDQLRALFWPDAQIQMVNNGVAESYPVEDYLELNRRGMLLLDQYSISSTIDEVVINGSQATVRSTVQESGVLLGRPVRTRTQQTMLLSVRRGELRIESVRGVIESQ
- a CDS encoding ankyrin repeat domain-containing protein produces the protein MRTKLWLIITIIVLTLGLASCAPRTALHEASQTGDVEQVQSLIDSGTNLDRISRDDQADAALHRAVGAGHLEIARELIAAGADVNVRTGAFGWTPLHIAAAKGNDEMVGLLLDSGAEVNATDENQHTPLDYALAKGNEQTAELLRQRGGRLGGAADR